The Pseudalkalibacillus hwajinpoensis nucleotide sequence TTGTTCTGTTATAAGATATTGAGGGGAGAGCAATTATGAAACAAGAAGAATTAACAGCGACCTCAAGCGGCTCAAAGAAATCCATTTATTTCTTTATTTTTATACTTGGTGCTCTTAGTGCGTTTGGTCCTTTAACAATTGATATGTATTTACCGGCACTTCCTACGTTGGCTGATGATTTGCAAACCAATGCGTCTATGGCACAGCTAAGTTTAACAGCTTGTTTAATTGGATTAGCGTTGGGGCAAATCGTGGTTGGACCATTTAGTGATATACAGGGTAGACGTAAGCCACTCATCATTTCACTAACTATTTATACGATCGCTTCGTTACTTTGTCTGTTTGTGACGTCGATCTGGCCATTCATTGCCCTTCGTTTACTTCAGGGACTTTCAGGTGCAGCCGGAATGGTGATTTCAAGAGCGAGTCTACGTGATAAGTTCTCAGGAACAGAGATGACGAAGTACTTTGCCCTACTTATGCTTGTGAATGGAATTGCACCAATAGCTGCGCCAGTTGCAGGCGGACAGCTTCTCCAATTTTTATCATGGCGTGGTGTTTTTGGCGTATTAACTGTAATCGGCGCCATTATGTTTTTTGCGGTTCTATTTGGATTAAAAGAAACACTGCCTGTTAATAGGCGAAAAACAGGAGGGTTCAAAGAGGTTCTTCAGACGTACGGACTTCTTTTTAAAGATAAAATCTTTTTCGGTTATGTGCTCGTACAAGGATTTGTGATGAGTGCGATGTTTGCGTACATTTCAGGTTCCACATTCGTGCTTCAAGAAGTGTATGGACTTTCTGCTCAAATGTTTAGTCTTGTTTTTGCGTTGAACGGCGTTGGACTAATCATCGCGACCCAAATCACAGGAAGGCTCGCTGGAAA carries:
- a CDS encoding multidrug effflux MFS transporter is translated as MKQEELTATSSGSKKSIYFFIFILGALSAFGPLTIDMYLPALPTLADDLQTNASMAQLSLTACLIGLALGQIVVGPFSDIQGRRKPLIISLTIYTIASLLCLFVTSIWPFIALRLLQGLSGAAGMVISRASLRDKFSGTEMTKYFALLMLVNGIAPIAAPVAGGQLLQFLSWRGVFGVLTVIGAIMFFAVLFGLKETLPVNRRKTGGFKEVLQTYGLLFKDKIFFGYVLVQGFVMSAMFAYISGSTFVLQEVYGLSAQMFSLVFALNGVGLIIATQITGRLAGKIGESRLLVYGLSQAMISSLLLLMVIAMDAPVIYVCILLFFTVSSVGVVNTSVFSLALENQAEHAGSASALLGLLPFLLGAIVAPIVGLGEGGLSMALVIAACELIAVGAYVFLVKRNKKVYLVANEAS